The following are from one region of the Chromobacterium phragmitis genome:
- a CDS encoding energy-coupling factor ABC transporter permease, whose amino-acid sequence MDLSASLFAGWAVWLSAGLSLAALVFAALRVKWRELDPAALNAWMGACVLDLAMWLLRGGLQPGLSFHLLGAALFTLLMGPWLAMLALAVVQLALAAAGHADWRALGLSWLLTALPAVAVAGGMLELARRRLPANFFIYVFVNGFLAGGASLLASALCGVLALGAAGAYPWDALLEEALPYYFLLSWSEAFTTGLLLAVLIVYRPRWVATFEDSRYLGGKPGAN is encoded by the coding sequence ATGGATTTGTCCGCTTCCTTGTTTGCCGGCTGGGCGGTTTGGCTGAGCGCCGGGCTTTCGCTGGCCGCGCTCGTTTTCGCCGCGTTGAGGGTGAAGTGGCGCGAGCTGGACCCGGCCGCGCTGAACGCCTGGATGGGCGCCTGCGTGCTCGATCTGGCGATGTGGCTGCTGCGCGGCGGCTTGCAGCCAGGCCTGTCTTTCCATTTGCTGGGGGCGGCGTTGTTCACGCTGCTGATGGGGCCGTGGCTGGCGATGCTGGCCTTGGCGGTGGTGCAGCTGGCGCTGGCGGCGGCGGGGCATGCGGACTGGCGGGCGCTGGGATTGAGCTGGCTGTTGACCGCCTTGCCGGCGGTGGCGGTGGCGGGCGGCATGCTGGAGCTGGCGCGGCGGCGTTTGCCGGCCAATTTTTTCATTTATGTCTTCGTCAACGGCTTCCTGGCCGGCGGCGCCAGCCTGCTGGCATCGGCCTTGTGCGGCGTGCTTGCCTTGGGAGCGGCCGGCGCCTACCCCTGGGATGCGCTGTTGGAGGAGGCCTTGCCTTATTACTTCCTGTTGTCCTGGTCCGAGGCGTTCACCACCGGCTTGCTGCTGGCGGTGTTGATCGTGTACCGGCCGCGATGGGTGGCGACTTTCGAGGATAGCCGTTATCTGGGCGGCAAGCCCGGAGCGAATTGA
- the nadC gene encoding carboxylating nicotinate-nucleotide diphosphorylase — MPLPAPHLIAQQVSLALAEDIGACDWTARLIAEDKTGSARVIAREDAVICGQAWFDECFRQVDPRSEVAWLAAEGEKVAAGSELCRISGPARALLTAERSALNFLQLLSGVASETRRYVDAAAGHRARILDTRKTIPGLRLAQKYAVTVGGGDNQRVGLYDGILIKENHIMAAGGVAEAMRQALQDLPHGVTLQIEVESLGQLEEALRNGAKLVLLDNMSLDDMRRAVAISAGRAELEASGGVDLDSVRAIAATGVDRISVGKLTKDVRALDLSMRFTL, encoded by the coding sequence ATGCCCCTGCCCGCCCCGCACCTGATCGCCCAGCAAGTTTCCCTGGCGCTTGCCGAAGACATCGGCGCCTGCGACTGGACCGCCCGCCTGATCGCCGAAGACAAGACCGGCTCCGCCCGCGTGATCGCGCGCGAAGACGCGGTGATCTGCGGCCAGGCCTGGTTCGACGAATGCTTCCGCCAGGTGGATCCGCGCAGCGAGGTGGCATGGCTGGCCGCCGAAGGCGAGAAGGTTGCCGCCGGCAGCGAATTGTGCCGGATATCCGGCCCGGCGCGCGCCTTGCTCACTGCCGAGCGCAGCGCGCTCAACTTCCTGCAACTGCTGTCCGGCGTCGCCAGCGAGACCCGCCGCTACGTCGACGCGGCGGCCGGCCACCGAGCCCGCATTCTGGATACCCGCAAGACGATCCCCGGCCTGCGTCTCGCGCAGAAGTACGCCGTCACTGTCGGCGGCGGCGACAACCAGCGCGTCGGCCTCTACGACGGCATCCTGATCAAGGAAAACCACATCATGGCGGCCGGCGGCGTGGCCGAAGCCATGCGGCAAGCGCTGCAGGACTTGCCGCATGGCGTCACGCTGCAGATCGAGGTCGAATCCCTTGGCCAGTTGGAGGAGGCGCTGCGAAACGGCGCCAAGCTGGTGTTGCTGGACAATATGTCGCTGGACGACATGCGCCGCGCAGTGGCGATCAGCGCCGGCCGCGCCGAGCTGGAAGCCTCCGGCGGCGTCGATCTGGACAGCGTGCGCGCCATCGCCGCCACCGGCGTCGATCGCATCTCGGTGGGCAAGCTGACCAAGGACGTGCGCGCGCTGGATCTGTCCATGCGCTTCACCCTGTAA